One genomic segment of Arachis duranensis cultivar V14167 chromosome 4, aradu.V14167.gnm2.J7QH, whole genome shotgun sequence includes these proteins:
- the LOC107482762 gene encoding ATP-dependent DNA helicase Q-like 4A isoform X3: protein MDAQQTTNRMCSITQMKQFQSNSAGGLHCQGKKPSVNWSQHAEAHQNFSCQLKFLSSNFLFSLPTQKPQNGEPTDGRFVINQNPNIQTSQRAQVEKAWLALSSLQNSSRSYPQPGKTVQVTPRHHEDRRMNPLQRTHENDKLKPPDVTTTPIVTNHNSQVLDSSVNKHIKHAGQINEASTGMVVDIDDDDILETIDIDQIVENYQSSSTPKPPISKFPHITPTADTNNFAREGGNCLPPELCIDCNHGYKLGLCPEATSHLQEFKDNLIAISNELLDNVDNLTSLQLAKLRQDRSQLNMKIQQLEKYIHSNNLEDRKKSNLFASTAPTSFVYETPQQTLHSNATKTYESQDYVGNGTCGSLFQSLSFSCADTYGVSSGPVSREAFIPKIIEVNYIEGSGDKRWSSKDFPWTKQLEVNNKKVFGNHSFRPNQREIINATMSGCDVFVLMPTGGGKSLTYQLPALICPGITLVISPLVSLIQDQIMHLLQANISAAYLSANMEWTEQQEIFRELNSEYCNYKLLYVTPEKIAKSDVLLRNLESLHARELLARIVIDEAHCVSQWGHDFRPDYQGLGILKQKFPNTPVLALTATATASVKEDVVQALGLVNCIIFRQSFNRPNLRYSVLPKTKKCLEDVDKFIRENHFDECGIIYCLSRMDCEKVAEKLQEFGHKCAFYHGNMDPAQRAFVQKQWSKDEINIICATVAFGMGINKPDVRFVIHHSLPKSIEGYHQECGRAGRDGLRSSCILYYSYSDYIRVKHMISQGAIEQSSMTYGYSRSNMTNSGRILETNTENLLRMVSYCENDVDCRRLLQLAHFGEKFDSSTCQKTCDNCLKNTSFIEKDVTEIAKQLVELVKLTGQKVSSSHILEVYRGSLSQLVKKHRHDTLSLHSAGKHLAKGEASRVLHHLVVEDFLVEEVKKSDFYGSVSSILKVNDPKVRNLLLGGQRIILRFPSSIKASKLAKFEFTPAKGSLTSGKQNSHQIDTPAQPQTQVDMNLSAKLYSALRLLRATILGEAGDDVLAHHVFCNSLLQLMSKKVPRTKEELLELNGMSKRFCLTQGQGKQLW from the exons ATGGACGCTCAACAAACTACCAACAGAATGTGTTCTATAACTCAAATGAAGCAATT CCAATCAAATTCTGCGGGTGGTCTTCATTGTCAAGGTAAAAAGCCAAGTGTCAATTGGTCGCAACATGCCGAAGCACATCAAAACTTTTCCTGCCAGCTCAAGTTCTTGAGCTCCAATTTCCTATTCTCTTTGCCAACACAGAAGCCTCAAAATGGAGAACCAACGGATGGGAG GTTTGTAATCAATCAGAATCCAAATATTCAGACTTCACAGAGGGCACAAGTTGAGAAG GCTTGGCTTGCTCTTTCAAGTCTCCAGAATTCTAGCAGGAGCTATCCCCAACCTGGAAAAACTGTTCAAGTTACTCCTCGGCACCATGAAGACAGGCGAATGAACCCCTTACAAAGGACCCATGAGAACGATAAGCTTAAGCCTCCTGATGTTACCACAACTCCAATTGTTACTAATCATAATTCACAAGTTTTGGACAGTTCAGTGAACAAGCATATCAAGCATGCTGGCCAAATCAACGAGGCATCAACAGGCATGGTTGTTGACATTGATGATGATGACATACTTGAG ACCATTGATATTGATCAAATAGTGGAGAACTATCAGTCATCTTCCACACCCAAACCTCCAATTTCCAAATTCCCTCATATTACACCAACTGCAGATACAAATAATTTTGCTAGAGAGGGGGGTAACTGTTTGCCACCAGAACTTTGTATAGATTGCAATCATGGTTACAAG TTAGGGCTTTGTCCTGAAGCAACAAGTCATTTGCAGGAATTTAAGGATAATCTGATTGCTATTTCTAATGAACTACTTGACAATGTTGACAACCTTACTTCTTTGCAGTTGGCAAAGCTTCGGCAAGATAG GTCACAGCTGAATATGAAAATTCAGCAGCTTGAAAAATATATTCATTCCAATAATCTTGAGGACAGGAAAAAGTCAAATTTGTTTGCATCCACGGCACCTACATCATTTGTATATGAAACTCCTCAGCAGACTCTCCACAGTAATGCAACAAAGACATATGAATCTCAGGATTATGTGGGTAATGGGACATGTGGGTCATTGTTCCAGTCTCTTTCATTCTCTTGTGCAGATACATATGGCGTGTCATCAGGTCCAGTGTCGAGGGAAGCTTTCATCCCAAAGATTATTGAAGTAAATTACATTGAAGGTTCTGGAGACAAGCGCTGGAGCAGTAAGGATTTTCCTTGGACAAAACAGTTGGAG gttaataataaaaaagtttttgGAAATCACTCATTCCGCCCCAATCAAAGAGAGATCATTAATGCCACAATGAGTGGATGTGATGTTTTTGTTTTGATGCCCACTGGTGGAGGAAAAAGTCTGACCTATCAG CTGCCAGCTCTTATCTGTCCTGGCATAACATTAGTAATTTCTCCCCTTGTGTCCCTTATTCAAGATCAAATTATGCATCTACTACAG GCAAATATATCCGCTGCTTACTTAAGTGCTAATATGGAATGGACTGAACAGCAAGAGATCTTTAGAGAACTTAATTCCGAATATTGTAATTATAAGTTGTTGTATGTAACACCAGAAAAGATTGCCAA AAGTGACGTGCTTTTACGAAACCTGGAGAGTTTACATGCTCGAGAATTGCTTGCAAGAATTGTAATTGATGAGGCTCACTGTGTGAGTCAATGGGGGCATGATTTTAGACCAGATTATCAG GGACTTGGCATATTGAAACAGAAATTCCCAAATACTCCTGTTTTAGCTTTAACAGCTACTGCAACAGCTAGTGTCAAAGAGGACGTTGTGCAAGCATTAGGACTTGTTAACTGCATTATTTTCCGGCAGAGTTTTAATCGCCCAAACTTAAG GTATTCTGTCCTTCCCAAGACCAAAAAGTGTTTGGAAGACGTTGACAAATTCATTAGGGAAAACCATTTTGATGAGTGTGGCATTATATATTGCCTTTCTCGAATGGACTGTGAAAAGGTTGCTGAAAAGTTGCAG GAGTTTGGACATAAGTGTGCATTTTATCATGGTAACATGGATCCTGCTCAACGTGCCTTTGTTCAAAAGCAGTGGAGTAAAGATGAGATCAATATAATTTGTGCTACTGTGGCATTTGGAATGG GTATTAACAAGCCTGATGTTCGCTTCGTAATCCATCATTCCCTTCCAAAATCTATTGAAGGTTATCATCAG GAATGTGGACGAGCTGGTAGAGATGGTCTACGTTCTTCCTGTATATTATATTACAGCTACAGTGATTAT attCGAGTTAAGCATATGATAAGTCAAGGAGCAATAGAGCAAAGTTCAATGACATATGGATACAGTCGCTCAAATATGACAAATTCAGGAAGGATATTGGAAACAAACACTGAAAACCTTTTGCGAATG GTCAGTTATTGTGAAAATGACGTTGATTGTAGGCGTCTTCTGCAGCTTGCTCATTTTGGGGAGAAGTTTGATTCTTCAACATGTCAGAAAACATGTGATAATTGTTTGAAGAACACAAGTTTTATTGAGAAAGATGTCACCGAGATTGCAAAGCAATTG GTTGAACTGGTTAAGCTAACTGGGCAGAAGGtctcatcatcacatatattaGAAGTCTATCGTGGATCCTTAAGCCAGTTG GTCAAGAAACACCGTCATGATACTTTGAGCCTTCATAGTGCTGGGAAGCATCTAGCTAAGGGTGAGGCTTCTCGAGTATTGCATCATCTTGTTGTAGAGGATTTTCTTGTGGAGGAGGTtaaaaaaagtgatttttatGGATCAGTATCATCAATATTGAAG GTAAATGACCCCAAGGTCCGCAACCTGTTGCTCGGGGGCCAGAGAATTATACTGAG GTTCCCATCGTCCATAAAAGCATCAAAATTAGCGAAGTTCGAGTTCACTCCAGCTAAAGGATCTCTGACATCTGGAAAACAAAATAGTCATCAAATTGATACTCCTGCTCAGCCCCAAACTCAAGTTGACATG AATCTTTCAGCAAAGTTATACTCAGCATTGCGGTTGCTGCGGGCAACTATTCTTGGTGAAGCTGGAGACGATGTCTTGGCTCACCACGTATTCTG TAATTCTCTGTTGCAGCTGATGAGCAAGAAAGTACCAAGAACAAAGGAAGAACTCCTTGAACTCAATGGCATGAGCAA ACGTTTCTGTTTAACACAGGGCCAAGGTAAGCAATTATGGTGA
- the LOC107482762 gene encoding ATP-dependent DNA helicase Q-like 4A isoform X1: MDAQQTTNRMCSITQMKQFQSNSAGGLHCQGKKPSVNWSQHAEAHQNFSCQLKFLSSNFLFSLPTQKPQNGEPTDGRFVINQNPNIQTSQRAQVEKAWLALSSLQNSSRSYPQPGKTVQVTPRHHEDRRMNPLQRTHENDKLKPPDVTTTPIVTNHNSQVLDSSVNKHIKHAGQINEASTGMVVDIDDDDILETIDIDQIVENYQSSSTPKPPISKFPHITPTADTNNFAREGGNCLPPELCIDCNHGYKLGLCPEATSHLQEFKDNLIAISNELLDNVDNLTSLQLAKLRQDRSQLNMKIQQLEKYIHSNNLEDRKKSNLFASTAPTSFVYETPQQTLHSNATKTYESQDYVGNGTCGSLFQSLSFSCADTYGVSSGPVSREAFIPKIIEVNYIEGSGDKRWSSKDFPWTKQLEVNNKKVFGNHSFRPNQREIINATMSGCDVFVLMPTGGGKSLTYQLPALICPGITLVISPLVSLIQDQIMHLLQANISAAYLSANMEWTEQQEIFRELNSEYCNYKLLYVTPEKIAKSDVLLRNLESLHARELLARIVIDEAHCVSQWGHDFRPDYQGLGILKQKFPNTPVLALTATATASVKEDVVQALGLVNCIIFRQSFNRPNLRYSVLPKTKKCLEDVDKFIRENHFDECGIIYCLSRMDCEKVAEKLQEFGHKCAFYHGNMDPAQRAFVQKQWSKDEINIICATVAFGMGINKPDVRFVIHHSLPKSIEGYHQECGRAGRDGLRSSCILYYSYSDYIRVKHMISQGAIEQSSMTYGYSRSNMTNSGRILETNTENLLRMVSYCENDVDCRRLLQLAHFGEKFDSSTCQKTCDNCLKNTSFIEKDVTEIAKQLVELVKLTGQKVSSSHILEVYRGSLSQLVKKHRHDTLSLHSAGKHLAKGEASRVLHHLVVEDFLVEEVKKSDFYGSVSSILKVNDPKVRNLLLGGQRIILRFPSSIKASKLAKFEFTPAKGSLTSGKQNSHQIDTPAQPQTQVDMNLSAKLYSALRLLRATILGEAGDDVLAHHVFCNSLLQLMSKKVPRTKEELLELNGMSKAKVSNYGDQILKTIENTINEYYKLDKSSNGSADSAKRRRDANGGLDRNLEDDDDELTKSTGRLKKRTVQRNNKKAEIYHSEEEDNYYGCLDEDLDFDNIENEALNRINSRNANGRVLPQWTPS; encoded by the exons ATGGACGCTCAACAAACTACCAACAGAATGTGTTCTATAACTCAAATGAAGCAATT CCAATCAAATTCTGCGGGTGGTCTTCATTGTCAAGGTAAAAAGCCAAGTGTCAATTGGTCGCAACATGCCGAAGCACATCAAAACTTTTCCTGCCAGCTCAAGTTCTTGAGCTCCAATTTCCTATTCTCTTTGCCAACACAGAAGCCTCAAAATGGAGAACCAACGGATGGGAG GTTTGTAATCAATCAGAATCCAAATATTCAGACTTCACAGAGGGCACAAGTTGAGAAG GCTTGGCTTGCTCTTTCAAGTCTCCAGAATTCTAGCAGGAGCTATCCCCAACCTGGAAAAACTGTTCAAGTTACTCCTCGGCACCATGAAGACAGGCGAATGAACCCCTTACAAAGGACCCATGAGAACGATAAGCTTAAGCCTCCTGATGTTACCACAACTCCAATTGTTACTAATCATAATTCACAAGTTTTGGACAGTTCAGTGAACAAGCATATCAAGCATGCTGGCCAAATCAACGAGGCATCAACAGGCATGGTTGTTGACATTGATGATGATGACATACTTGAG ACCATTGATATTGATCAAATAGTGGAGAACTATCAGTCATCTTCCACACCCAAACCTCCAATTTCCAAATTCCCTCATATTACACCAACTGCAGATACAAATAATTTTGCTAGAGAGGGGGGTAACTGTTTGCCACCAGAACTTTGTATAGATTGCAATCATGGTTACAAG TTAGGGCTTTGTCCTGAAGCAACAAGTCATTTGCAGGAATTTAAGGATAATCTGATTGCTATTTCTAATGAACTACTTGACAATGTTGACAACCTTACTTCTTTGCAGTTGGCAAAGCTTCGGCAAGATAG GTCACAGCTGAATATGAAAATTCAGCAGCTTGAAAAATATATTCATTCCAATAATCTTGAGGACAGGAAAAAGTCAAATTTGTTTGCATCCACGGCACCTACATCATTTGTATATGAAACTCCTCAGCAGACTCTCCACAGTAATGCAACAAAGACATATGAATCTCAGGATTATGTGGGTAATGGGACATGTGGGTCATTGTTCCAGTCTCTTTCATTCTCTTGTGCAGATACATATGGCGTGTCATCAGGTCCAGTGTCGAGGGAAGCTTTCATCCCAAAGATTATTGAAGTAAATTACATTGAAGGTTCTGGAGACAAGCGCTGGAGCAGTAAGGATTTTCCTTGGACAAAACAGTTGGAG gttaataataaaaaagtttttgGAAATCACTCATTCCGCCCCAATCAAAGAGAGATCATTAATGCCACAATGAGTGGATGTGATGTTTTTGTTTTGATGCCCACTGGTGGAGGAAAAAGTCTGACCTATCAG CTGCCAGCTCTTATCTGTCCTGGCATAACATTAGTAATTTCTCCCCTTGTGTCCCTTATTCAAGATCAAATTATGCATCTACTACAG GCAAATATATCCGCTGCTTACTTAAGTGCTAATATGGAATGGACTGAACAGCAAGAGATCTTTAGAGAACTTAATTCCGAATATTGTAATTATAAGTTGTTGTATGTAACACCAGAAAAGATTGCCAA AAGTGACGTGCTTTTACGAAACCTGGAGAGTTTACATGCTCGAGAATTGCTTGCAAGAATTGTAATTGATGAGGCTCACTGTGTGAGTCAATGGGGGCATGATTTTAGACCAGATTATCAG GGACTTGGCATATTGAAACAGAAATTCCCAAATACTCCTGTTTTAGCTTTAACAGCTACTGCAACAGCTAGTGTCAAAGAGGACGTTGTGCAAGCATTAGGACTTGTTAACTGCATTATTTTCCGGCAGAGTTTTAATCGCCCAAACTTAAG GTATTCTGTCCTTCCCAAGACCAAAAAGTGTTTGGAAGACGTTGACAAATTCATTAGGGAAAACCATTTTGATGAGTGTGGCATTATATATTGCCTTTCTCGAATGGACTGTGAAAAGGTTGCTGAAAAGTTGCAG GAGTTTGGACATAAGTGTGCATTTTATCATGGTAACATGGATCCTGCTCAACGTGCCTTTGTTCAAAAGCAGTGGAGTAAAGATGAGATCAATATAATTTGTGCTACTGTGGCATTTGGAATGG GTATTAACAAGCCTGATGTTCGCTTCGTAATCCATCATTCCCTTCCAAAATCTATTGAAGGTTATCATCAG GAATGTGGACGAGCTGGTAGAGATGGTCTACGTTCTTCCTGTATATTATATTACAGCTACAGTGATTAT attCGAGTTAAGCATATGATAAGTCAAGGAGCAATAGAGCAAAGTTCAATGACATATGGATACAGTCGCTCAAATATGACAAATTCAGGAAGGATATTGGAAACAAACACTGAAAACCTTTTGCGAATG GTCAGTTATTGTGAAAATGACGTTGATTGTAGGCGTCTTCTGCAGCTTGCTCATTTTGGGGAGAAGTTTGATTCTTCAACATGTCAGAAAACATGTGATAATTGTTTGAAGAACACAAGTTTTATTGAGAAAGATGTCACCGAGATTGCAAAGCAATTG GTTGAACTGGTTAAGCTAACTGGGCAGAAGGtctcatcatcacatatattaGAAGTCTATCGTGGATCCTTAAGCCAGTTG GTCAAGAAACACCGTCATGATACTTTGAGCCTTCATAGTGCTGGGAAGCATCTAGCTAAGGGTGAGGCTTCTCGAGTATTGCATCATCTTGTTGTAGAGGATTTTCTTGTGGAGGAGGTtaaaaaaagtgatttttatGGATCAGTATCATCAATATTGAAG GTAAATGACCCCAAGGTCCGCAACCTGTTGCTCGGGGGCCAGAGAATTATACTGAG GTTCCCATCGTCCATAAAAGCATCAAAATTAGCGAAGTTCGAGTTCACTCCAGCTAAAGGATCTCTGACATCTGGAAAACAAAATAGTCATCAAATTGATACTCCTGCTCAGCCCCAAACTCAAGTTGACATG AATCTTTCAGCAAAGTTATACTCAGCATTGCGGTTGCTGCGGGCAACTATTCTTGGTGAAGCTGGAGACGATGTCTTGGCTCACCACGTATTCTG TAATTCTCTGTTGCAGCTGATGAGCAAGAAAGTACCAAGAACAAAGGAAGAACTCCTTGAACTCAATGGCATGAGCAA GGCCAAGGTAAGCAATTATGGTGATCAGATACTGAAAACCATTGAAAATACTATTAATGAGTATTACAAGTTGGATAAAAGCAGCAATGGCAGTGCTGATTCTGCAAAAAGGAGACGAGATGCAAATGGAGGcctagatagaaatcttgaggatgatgatgatgagttgaCTAAAAGTACTGGTCGCTTAAAGAAAAGGACAGTGCagagaaataataaaaaggcTGAGATATACCATTCTGAAGAGGAAGATAATTACTATGGATGTCTTGATGAGGACCTAGATTTTGacaatatagaaaatgaagcaCTAAATAGAATAAACAGTAGGAATGCTAATGGAAGAGTACTGCCTCAATGGACACCATCTTga
- the LOC107482762 gene encoding ATP-dependent DNA helicase Q-like 4A isoform X2, translated as MDAQQTTNRMCSITQMKQFQSNSAGGLHCQGKKPSVNWSQHAEAHQNFSCQLKFLSSNFLFSLPTQKPQNGEPTDGRFVINQNPNIQTSQRAQVEKAWLALSSLQNSSRSYPQPGKTVQVTPRHHEDRRMNPLQRTHENDKLKPPDVTTTPIVTNHNSQVLDSSVNKHIKHAGQINEASTGMVVDIDDDDILETIDIDQIVENYQSSSTPKPPISKFPHITPTADTNNFAREGGNCLPPELCIDCNHGYKLGLCPEATSHLQEFKDNLIAISNELLDNVDNLTSLQLAKLRQDRSQLNMKIQQLEKYIHSNNLEDRKKSNLFASTAPTSFVYETPQQTLHSNATKTYESQDYVGNGTCGSLFQSLSFSCADTYGVSSGPVSREAFIPKIIEVNYIEGSGDKRWSSKDFPWTKQLEVNNKKVFGNHSFRPNQREIINATMSGCDVFVLMPTGGGKSLTYQLPALICPGITLVISPLVSLIQDQIMHLLQANISAAYLSANMEWTEQQEIFRELNSEYCNYKLLYVTPEKIAKSDVLLRNLESLHARELLARIVIDEAHCVSQWGHDFRPDYQGLGILKQKFPNTPVLALTATATASVKEDVVQALGLVNCIIFRQSFNRPNLRYSVLPKTKKCLEDVDKFIRENHFDECGIIYCLSRMDCEKVAEKLQEFGHKCAFYHGNMDPAQRAFVQKQWSKDEINIICATVAFGMGINKPDVRFVIHHSLPKSIEGYHQECGRAGRDGLRSSCILYYSYSDYIRVKHMISQGAIEQSSMTYGYSRSNMTNSGRILETNTENLLRMLAHFGEKFDSSTCQKTCDNCLKNTSFIEKDVTEIAKQLVELVKLTGQKVSSSHILEVYRGSLSQLVKKHRHDTLSLHSAGKHLAKGEASRVLHHLVVEDFLVEEVKKSDFYGSVSSILKVNDPKVRNLLLGGQRIILRFPSSIKASKLAKFEFTPAKGSLTSGKQNSHQIDTPAQPQTQVDMNLSAKLYSALRLLRATILGEAGDDVLAHHVFCNSLLQLMSKKVPRTKEELLELNGMSKAKVSNYGDQILKTIENTINEYYKLDKSSNGSADSAKRRRDANGGLDRNLEDDDDELTKSTGRLKKRTVQRNNKKAEIYHSEEEDNYYGCLDEDLDFDNIENEALNRINSRNANGRVLPQWTPS; from the exons ATGGACGCTCAACAAACTACCAACAGAATGTGTTCTATAACTCAAATGAAGCAATT CCAATCAAATTCTGCGGGTGGTCTTCATTGTCAAGGTAAAAAGCCAAGTGTCAATTGGTCGCAACATGCCGAAGCACATCAAAACTTTTCCTGCCAGCTCAAGTTCTTGAGCTCCAATTTCCTATTCTCTTTGCCAACACAGAAGCCTCAAAATGGAGAACCAACGGATGGGAG GTTTGTAATCAATCAGAATCCAAATATTCAGACTTCACAGAGGGCACAAGTTGAGAAG GCTTGGCTTGCTCTTTCAAGTCTCCAGAATTCTAGCAGGAGCTATCCCCAACCTGGAAAAACTGTTCAAGTTACTCCTCGGCACCATGAAGACAGGCGAATGAACCCCTTACAAAGGACCCATGAGAACGATAAGCTTAAGCCTCCTGATGTTACCACAACTCCAATTGTTACTAATCATAATTCACAAGTTTTGGACAGTTCAGTGAACAAGCATATCAAGCATGCTGGCCAAATCAACGAGGCATCAACAGGCATGGTTGTTGACATTGATGATGATGACATACTTGAG ACCATTGATATTGATCAAATAGTGGAGAACTATCAGTCATCTTCCACACCCAAACCTCCAATTTCCAAATTCCCTCATATTACACCAACTGCAGATACAAATAATTTTGCTAGAGAGGGGGGTAACTGTTTGCCACCAGAACTTTGTATAGATTGCAATCATGGTTACAAG TTAGGGCTTTGTCCTGAAGCAACAAGTCATTTGCAGGAATTTAAGGATAATCTGATTGCTATTTCTAATGAACTACTTGACAATGTTGACAACCTTACTTCTTTGCAGTTGGCAAAGCTTCGGCAAGATAG GTCACAGCTGAATATGAAAATTCAGCAGCTTGAAAAATATATTCATTCCAATAATCTTGAGGACAGGAAAAAGTCAAATTTGTTTGCATCCACGGCACCTACATCATTTGTATATGAAACTCCTCAGCAGACTCTCCACAGTAATGCAACAAAGACATATGAATCTCAGGATTATGTGGGTAATGGGACATGTGGGTCATTGTTCCAGTCTCTTTCATTCTCTTGTGCAGATACATATGGCGTGTCATCAGGTCCAGTGTCGAGGGAAGCTTTCATCCCAAAGATTATTGAAGTAAATTACATTGAAGGTTCTGGAGACAAGCGCTGGAGCAGTAAGGATTTTCCTTGGACAAAACAGTTGGAG gttaataataaaaaagtttttgGAAATCACTCATTCCGCCCCAATCAAAGAGAGATCATTAATGCCACAATGAGTGGATGTGATGTTTTTGTTTTGATGCCCACTGGTGGAGGAAAAAGTCTGACCTATCAG CTGCCAGCTCTTATCTGTCCTGGCATAACATTAGTAATTTCTCCCCTTGTGTCCCTTATTCAAGATCAAATTATGCATCTACTACAG GCAAATATATCCGCTGCTTACTTAAGTGCTAATATGGAATGGACTGAACAGCAAGAGATCTTTAGAGAACTTAATTCCGAATATTGTAATTATAAGTTGTTGTATGTAACACCAGAAAAGATTGCCAA AAGTGACGTGCTTTTACGAAACCTGGAGAGTTTACATGCTCGAGAATTGCTTGCAAGAATTGTAATTGATGAGGCTCACTGTGTGAGTCAATGGGGGCATGATTTTAGACCAGATTATCAG GGACTTGGCATATTGAAACAGAAATTCCCAAATACTCCTGTTTTAGCTTTAACAGCTACTGCAACAGCTAGTGTCAAAGAGGACGTTGTGCAAGCATTAGGACTTGTTAACTGCATTATTTTCCGGCAGAGTTTTAATCGCCCAAACTTAAG GTATTCTGTCCTTCCCAAGACCAAAAAGTGTTTGGAAGACGTTGACAAATTCATTAGGGAAAACCATTTTGATGAGTGTGGCATTATATATTGCCTTTCTCGAATGGACTGTGAAAAGGTTGCTGAAAAGTTGCAG GAGTTTGGACATAAGTGTGCATTTTATCATGGTAACATGGATCCTGCTCAACGTGCCTTTGTTCAAAAGCAGTGGAGTAAAGATGAGATCAATATAATTTGTGCTACTGTGGCATTTGGAATGG GTATTAACAAGCCTGATGTTCGCTTCGTAATCCATCATTCCCTTCCAAAATCTATTGAAGGTTATCATCAG GAATGTGGACGAGCTGGTAGAGATGGTCTACGTTCTTCCTGTATATTATATTACAGCTACAGTGATTAT attCGAGTTAAGCATATGATAAGTCAAGGAGCAATAGAGCAAAGTTCAATGACATATGGATACAGTCGCTCAAATATGACAAATTCAGGAAGGATATTGGAAACAAACACTGAAAACCTTTTGCGAATG CTTGCTCATTTTGGGGAGAAGTTTGATTCTTCAACATGTCAGAAAACATGTGATAATTGTTTGAAGAACACAAGTTTTATTGAGAAAGATGTCACCGAGATTGCAAAGCAATTG GTTGAACTGGTTAAGCTAACTGGGCAGAAGGtctcatcatcacatatattaGAAGTCTATCGTGGATCCTTAAGCCAGTTG GTCAAGAAACACCGTCATGATACTTTGAGCCTTCATAGTGCTGGGAAGCATCTAGCTAAGGGTGAGGCTTCTCGAGTATTGCATCATCTTGTTGTAGAGGATTTTCTTGTGGAGGAGGTtaaaaaaagtgatttttatGGATCAGTATCATCAATATTGAAG GTAAATGACCCCAAGGTCCGCAACCTGTTGCTCGGGGGCCAGAGAATTATACTGAG GTTCCCATCGTCCATAAAAGCATCAAAATTAGCGAAGTTCGAGTTCACTCCAGCTAAAGGATCTCTGACATCTGGAAAACAAAATAGTCATCAAATTGATACTCCTGCTCAGCCCCAAACTCAAGTTGACATG AATCTTTCAGCAAAGTTATACTCAGCATTGCGGTTGCTGCGGGCAACTATTCTTGGTGAAGCTGGAGACGATGTCTTGGCTCACCACGTATTCTG TAATTCTCTGTTGCAGCTGATGAGCAAGAAAGTACCAAGAACAAAGGAAGAACTCCTTGAACTCAATGGCATGAGCAA GGCCAAGGTAAGCAATTATGGTGATCAGATACTGAAAACCATTGAAAATACTATTAATGAGTATTACAAGTTGGATAAAAGCAGCAATGGCAGTGCTGATTCTGCAAAAAGGAGACGAGATGCAAATGGAGGcctagatagaaatcttgaggatgatgatgatgagttgaCTAAAAGTACTGGTCGCTTAAAGAAAAGGACAGTGCagagaaataataaaaaggcTGAGATATACCATTCTGAAGAGGAAGATAATTACTATGGATGTCTTGATGAGGACCTAGATTTTGacaatatagaaaatgaagcaCTAAATAGAATAAACAGTAGGAATGCTAATGGAAGAGTACTGCCTCAATGGACACCATCTTga